A DNA window from Flammeovirga agarivorans contains the following coding sequences:
- a CDS encoding rhodanese-like domain-containing protein, whose amino-acid sequence MEFLRKLFGLGPKVNYKELVANGAKILDVRSEGEFASGHISGSVNIPVDQITKRMPEVLKLQEPLIVCCKSGMRASMAMAQIKKAGVKEIYNAGGWTKLK is encoded by the coding sequence ATGGAATTTTTAAGAAAATTATTTGGCTTAGGACCAAAGGTAAATTATAAGGAATTAGTAGCAAATGGGGCTAAAATACTTGATGTTAGATCAGAAGGTGAGTTTGCTAGTGGGCACATTTCGGGGTCTGTAAACATCCCAGTTGATCAAATTACTAAAAGAATGCCTGAAGTTTTAAAGCTACAAGAACCATTAATTGTATGCTGTAAATCAGGAATGAGAGCATCTATGGCAATGGCTCAAATAAAAAAAGCAGGTGTAAAGGAAATCTACAATGCCGGTGGATGGACTAAGTTGAAATAA
- a CDS encoding Crp/Fnr family transcriptional regulator: MNPILKQFIQVSFPNTTPDHPIQKEFLESGELVEIKEGEFLIDLNEEMNFVPIVTKGVLKVTREDEEGNEIFLYYLEYGETCTISMMYQESAVRVSAEEDALVYKVPLKKIDDWMLRFPEWRDFVMHAYKVRFDGLLKAIDELAFKKMDERLLNYLQKLQGIKNTEVLHISHSEIALNLNTSREVISRLLKQLEKIGKVKLGRNKVTLT; encoded by the coding sequence ATGAATCCTATCCTAAAGCAATTTATACAAGTTAGCTTCCCTAATACTACTCCAGATCATCCAATACAAAAAGAATTTCTTGAATCTGGTGAATTGGTTGAAATAAAAGAAGGTGAATTTCTTATCGATTTAAATGAGGAAATGAACTTTGTTCCTATTGTCACTAAAGGAGTTCTTAAAGTAACAAGAGAGGATGAAGAAGGAAATGAAATATTCCTCTATTATTTGGAATATGGTGAAACATGTACCATTTCTATGATGTATCAAGAGAGTGCCGTTAGAGTTTCTGCAGAAGAAGATGCCTTGGTATATAAGGTTCCTCTTAAGAAAATTGATGATTGGATGTTACGCTTTCCCGAATGGAGAGATTTTGTAATGCATGCTTATAAAGTTCGTTTCGATGGTTTACTTAAAGCCATTGATGAACTTGCTTTTAAAAAAATGGATGAAAGGTTATTGAACTACCTTCAAAAATTACAAGGCATTAAGAATACTGAAGTTTTACATATCTCACATTCAGAAATAGCATTGAACTTAAATACTTCCAGAGAGGTTATTTCAAGACTTCTAAAACAATTAGAAAAAATTGGGAAAGTGAAGCTTGGCAGAAATAAAGTGACACTAACGTAA
- a CDS encoding cupin domain-containing protein encodes MTKDELINHLNMMPHPEGGYYVETYRSHKIGMINKNNIERNASTAIYFLMGDNDFSTFHKLKFTEIWHHYDGNPVEIVEITPKGELKRSIVGKDFLKGETPQHVITGGNWFAARTIESEGSDYVLVGCTVAPGFEFEDFEIADVNKLAVDYPDHKEIIMEFKK; translated from the coding sequence ATGACAAAGGACGAACTAATAAATCACTTAAATATGATGCCTCACCCTGAAGGAGGTTATTATGTTGAGACTTACCGATCACATAAGATCGGAATGATAAATAAAAATAATATAGAGAGAAACGCTTCTACTGCGATTTACTTTTTAATGGGCGATAACGATTTTTCTACTTTTCATAAATTGAAATTTACTGAGATTTGGCACCATTACGATGGAAATCCTGTTGAAATCGTTGAAATTACTCCAAAAGGAGAATTGAAAAGATCAATTGTTGGTAAAGACTTCTTAAAAGGTGAAACACCTCAACATGTTATTACAGGAGGGAATTGGTTTGCAGCAAGAACAATTGAATCAGAGGGTTCTGATTATGTTTTAGTAGGCTGTACTGTTGCACCAGGTTTTGAATTTGAAGATTTCGAAATTGCAGATGTAAATAAACTAGCAGTAGATTATCCTGACCATAAGGAGATCATTATGGAGTTCAAGAAATAA
- a CDS encoding PAS domain S-box protein: MQAFLQNRHLSNSHSQNSPEHYLVISEKGNVKFISKDFLKGLHTFEEGRSIAVGLSPKNQIVFKQKIQESIENQDITEFEFTISQNSRANIYEVKLIPFFLDQVYVNAIFVLKNIKNELEAKRFRDTYFHSVDGIVWVDPFDKKVIYSNPAFSKITGYTEKENNTFTFHKFIPYHLQGHASEIFSQLRREKHLIIETVMQTKSGNLLPVQITASIVSSEDDTPYIVCFVKDLTTLTQVQEKLKNNEQRYGAILDNSRIKLCQFDVNFKLTWIGSGSSKQPSKFLAPSHVGKSIRNIIKTEAGKEITKFLQDTLNKQQTSHTSFQIQYDSEWKAVELFLSPIIEDNKVIGLNAVFLNISDQKKIEEKLDHFIYRAAHDLRGPLTTIQGIIQLMKADIKDHKNMLRLMEDTVWTQDMHLQKILAYYYNQQSDLNIEVVDFDTIINGLYNFVENSGYNINVTVANGLKKEVYQSDKNRIDLLFKNICTTILQLVSRDIEIKLLIEIKKTDNGVYLAFIDNVSPRNPTASNNGFDKSHSLNFAHDDYSRGIFITSEIVEKLKGKYQVNVLKNNKQRLEITLPHLK, encoded by the coding sequence ATGCAAGCTTTCTTACAAAATAGGCATTTATCTAACTCTCACTCTCAAAATTCTCCTGAACATTACTTAGTCATCAGTGAAAAAGGTAACGTGAAGTTTATTTCGAAAGATTTCTTGAAAGGTTTACACACTTTTGAAGAAGGGAGGTCTATTGCCGTTGGTTTATCACCAAAGAACCAAATTGTATTCAAACAGAAAATCCAAGAAAGTATAGAAAATCAAGATATCACAGAATTTGAATTTACGATCTCACAAAATTCAAGAGCAAATATCTATGAAGTAAAACTTATTCCTTTCTTTTTAGATCAAGTATATGTGAATGCCATTTTCGTTCTAAAGAATATCAAAAACGAATTAGAAGCGAAACGATTTAGAGATACTTATTTTCATTCTGTAGATGGCATTGTTTGGGTAGACCCTTTCGACAAAAAAGTCATTTATTCAAACCCTGCATTTTCAAAAATTACAGGTTATACTGAAAAAGAAAATAACACATTTACTTTCCACAAGTTTATCCCTTATCATTTACAAGGGCATGCTAGTGAAATTTTCTCCCAATTAAGAAGAGAAAAACACCTCATTATAGAAACAGTGATGCAAACAAAGTCAGGAAATCTACTTCCTGTTCAAATTACTGCATCTATTGTGTCATCTGAGGATGACACTCCATATATTGTTTGCTTTGTAAAAGATTTAACCACGCTTACACAGGTTCAAGAAAAACTAAAGAACAATGAACAGCGCTATGGTGCTATTTTAGATAATTCCAGAATTAAACTTTGTCAATTTGATGTAAACTTTAAGCTTACTTGGATTGGATCTGGAAGTAGTAAGCAACCTTCTAAATTTCTTGCTCCCTCTCATGTTGGGAAATCAATCCGCAACATCATCAAAACGGAAGCAGGCAAAGAAATCACTAAGTTCTTACAAGACACTTTAAATAAACAGCAAACCTCACACACCTCTTTTCAAATCCAATATGATTCTGAATGGAAAGCAGTTGAGTTGTTCCTCTCTCCTATTATTGAGGATAACAAAGTAATTGGGTTGAATGCTGTATTCTTAAATATTTCTGACCAAAAGAAAATTGAAGAAAAACTAGATCACTTTATTTATAGAGCGGCACATGATTTAAGAGGTCCATTGACCACAATCCAAGGTATTATTCAGTTGATGAAAGCTGACATCAAAGATCACAAGAATATGCTTCGATTGATGGAAGATACTGTATGGACTCAGGATATGCACTTGCAGAAAATCTTAGCCTATTATTATAATCAACAAAGTGATTTAAATATAGAAGTAGTCGATTTTGATACTATCATTAATGGGTTGTATAATTTCGTTGAAAACTCCGGCTACAATATTAATGTAACCGTAGCCAATGGATTAAAGAAAGAAGTTTATCAATCTGATAAGAATAGAATTGACTTATTATTTAAAAATATCTGTACAACAATTCTTCAATTAGTTTCAAGAGATATAGAGATAAAGCTTCTTATTGAGATCAAGAAGACAGATAATGGAGTATACCTCGCATTTATTGATAATGTTTCTCCTCGTAATCCTACCGCTAGTAATAATGGGTTTGACAAATCTCATTCCCTCAATTTTGCTCATGATGATTATTCTAGAGGTATTTTTATTACATCAGAAATTGTAGAAAAACTAAAAGGAAAGTATCAGGTAAACGTTCTAAAGAATAATAAACAAAGACTTGAAATAACTCTTCCTCATTTAAAATAA
- a CDS encoding DNA/RNA non-specific endonuclease: MISKVIFLIPQLIILFIFYTSGQNKDNFPEHWLPQNINDNTTEVIEHTFYTIGYNEIHEQSAWVAYELTKEELYKVADRKNNFRADNTVSTKSAELVDYKGTGYDRGHLAPAADMSFSEQAMSESFYLSNMSPQEPEFNRGIWKNLEEQIRYWTYDKQNLYIITGPVLEDNLKTIGPNEISVPDYYYKIALYADTLNNTYSAIAFLLPNKKGEYPLSHYIVSVDSIENLTQMNFFSGISLSIQESFESNVYLSDWEFYAKKQQVKSNKKQVLDVNDNVCRGNTKSGNRCKRKTNDPSGYCWQHISQKND; the protein is encoded by the coding sequence ATGATTTCAAAAGTTATTTTTCTAATCCCTCAACTCATTATATTATTTATTTTCTACACAAGTGGTCAAAATAAAGATAACTTCCCTGAACACTGGCTTCCCCAGAATATAAATGATAACACAACCGAGGTAATAGAACATACTTTTTACACTATTGGATATAACGAAATACATGAACAGTCAGCCTGGGTAGCTTACGAACTGACAAAAGAAGAATTATATAAAGTTGCAGATCGAAAAAATAATTTCAGAGCTGATAACACTGTGTCTACAAAATCTGCTGAACTAGTAGATTATAAAGGTACGGGATATGACAGAGGGCACCTTGCTCCTGCTGCTGATATGTCATTTAGCGAACAAGCCATGAGCGAGAGTTTTTACCTGTCGAACATGAGTCCTCAAGAGCCAGAGTTTAATAGAGGCATATGGAAAAACTTAGAGGAACAAATCCGTTATTGGACATACGATAAACAAAATCTATATATAATTACAGGACCCGTTTTGGAAGATAATTTAAAAACAATTGGTCCTAATGAGATTAGTGTCCCCGATTATTATTATAAAATCGCATTATATGCTGACACTTTAAACAATACCTATTCAGCAATAGCATTTCTATTACCCAATAAAAAAGGAGAATATCCTTTATCACATTATATCGTTTCAGTAGATTCAATAGAAAATCTGACTCAAATGAATTTCTTTTCTGGTATCTCCTTATCAATACAGGAAAGCTTTGAAAGTAATGTGTACTTATCCGATTGGGAATTCTATGCTAAGAAACAGCAAGTTAAGTCTAATAAAAAACAAGTTTTAGATGTAAATGATAATGTATGTCGAGGAAACACTAAATCAGGAAATAGATGTAAAAGAAAAACTAACGACCCCTCAGGGTATTGTTGGCAACACATCAGCCAAAAAAATGATTAA
- a CDS encoding 3'-5' exonuclease, with product MNLKLRNPLVVFDLETTGTNVTKDRIIEISMVKADVSGERTIKTYRVNPEMHIPSASSKVHGIYDQDIKDKPTFKQIAKEVAAFMKGCDIGGYNVLRFDLPVITEEFLRAGIDFDFSQRKIVDAQKIFFMMEPRTLSAALKFYCGRELEDAHSAEADTIATLDVIDAQVKHYEGVTIKDKNGAEYEPVKNDMNALHDLTAKNLVDFAGRMVLNNEGDAIFNFGKYKGKSVVDTLKKDPHYYDWIINNDFALDTKNKLTQLRLKSQFA from the coding sequence ATGAATTTAAAATTACGTAACCCATTGGTTGTGTTTGATTTAGAGACAACAGGAACAAATGTCACTAAAGATAGAATTATTGAAATCTCAATGGTTAAAGCAGACGTCAGTGGTGAACGAACTATAAAAACATACCGTGTTAACCCAGAAATGCACATTCCAAGCGCTTCTAGTAAAGTTCATGGTATCTATGATCAAGATATTAAAGACAAGCCTACTTTTAAACAAATTGCCAAGGAAGTAGCTGCTTTTATGAAAGGTTGTGATATCGGTGGATACAATGTATTACGTTTTGATTTACCCGTAATCACTGAAGAGTTCTTAAGAGCGGGTATAGATTTTGACTTCAGCCAACGTAAAATTGTAGATGCTCAGAAAATCTTCTTTATGATGGAGCCTAGAACACTAAGTGCAGCATTAAAATTCTACTGTGGTAGAGAATTAGAAGATGCACACTCAGCAGAAGCAGATACCATCGCTACATTAGACGTAATTGATGCACAAGTAAAGCACTACGAAGGTGTAACCATTAAAGATAAAAATGGTGCAGAGTACGAACCTGTAAAAAATGATATGAACGCACTTCATGACCTTACTGCCAAAAACCTTGTTGATTTTGCAGGTAGAATGGTATTAAATAATGAAGGAGATGCCATTTTCAACTTTGGTAAATACAAGGGAAAATCTGTTGTAGATACATTAAAGAAAGATCCTCATTATTACGATTGGATCATAAATAATGATTTTGCATTGGACACAAAAAATAAGTTGACACAACTTCGATTAAAGAGTCAGTTTGCTTAA
- a CDS encoding M61 family metallopeptidase: MKVTRFLCLWASLIFFANTFVQGQNNEKFYYDYSINLNLVNNDQISVSLLIDSLDKEEIIFQFPAIVPGTYKVYDFGRFISQFKAFDQNNNLLPVEQLNVNQWKISSARQLRKITYMVDDTWDTLLPHKVFEPAGTNIEKDKVFVLNNHGFFGYFDGLINTPFKININRSQKYYGSTSLKRDVSNSVQDVFWVENYHRLVDNPIMYAEADTATIQVADTQVSIGLYSPNKKLNAKQVAESLKEVLKAQEHFLKGKLPTDHYAFIIYLTDKPSNSGALGALEHWNSSFYFLPEESAKLLLPIIQEIASHEFFHILTPLSIHSEEIANFDYNQPEMSKHLWLYEGVTEYFAGLALVKEGVISQENYLNSILEKIVTSSHLYNRELAFTELSKKCLGEHSAQYANVYEKGALLAMGLDFILMSHTNGQYDLRDLMLDLSEKYGSTKPFKDDELFDIIGEISGIPEAVEYLEKYVDAPNPLPLTKMFEQVGILYEDEEIIETATFGNIGLSVNDNDEIFIEDITDMDEFGSNIGYQKGDVLLQFNTTDITLENISDIMDDFINHPEKFPKVKITVRRNGKIVKLKARTVIIQNIEENIFEKNPDCTPEQKQLRKVWLGNS, translated from the coding sequence ATGAAAGTGACACGCTTCCTTTGTTTATGGGCCTCTTTAATATTTTTTGCAAACACTTTTGTTCAAGGACAAAACAATGAGAAGTTTTACTATGATTATAGTATCAATCTAAATCTTGTAAATAATGATCAGATTAGTGTTTCTCTTTTGATTGATTCATTAGATAAAGAAGAAATAATATTTCAATTCCCTGCTATTGTACCGGGAACATATAAAGTATATGATTTTGGGCGTTTTATTAGCCAATTCAAAGCTTTTGATCAAAATAACAACCTTTTACCTGTAGAGCAGCTCAATGTAAATCAATGGAAAATATCTTCAGCCCGCCAACTTCGTAAGATCACTTACATGGTAGACGACACTTGGGATACACTTTTACCTCATAAGGTTTTTGAACCTGCAGGCACCAATATTGAAAAAGACAAAGTATTTGTTTTAAACAACCATGGCTTTTTTGGGTATTTCGATGGACTTATTAATACTCCATTTAAAATAAACATCAACCGGTCGCAGAAATATTACGGGTCCACCTCATTAAAAAGAGATGTTTCTAATTCTGTCCAAGATGTTTTTTGGGTAGAAAACTACCATCGATTAGTAGATAATCCCATTATGTATGCTGAAGCGGATACCGCTACAATTCAGGTGGCAGATACTCAAGTTTCAATCGGTCTCTATTCACCAAATAAAAAACTTAATGCAAAACAGGTAGCAGAAAGTTTAAAAGAAGTACTAAAAGCACAAGAGCATTTTCTAAAAGGAAAGCTACCCACAGATCATTATGCTTTTATTATCTACTTAACAGACAAACCGTCAAATTCGGGTGCATTGGGTGCTTTGGAACATTGGAACAGCTCATTTTATTTCTTACCTGAGGAAAGTGCAAAGCTGCTACTCCCTATTATTCAAGAAATCGCCTCCCACGAGTTTTTCCATATACTTACTCCTCTGAGTATTCATTCAGAAGAGATTGCCAATTTTGACTATAACCAACCCGAAATGTCTAAACATTTGTGGTTATACGAAGGCGTTACCGAATATTTTGCAGGTTTAGCATTAGTAAAAGAAGGGGTTATTTCACAGGAAAATTACCTTAACTCCATATTAGAAAAAATCGTTACTTCCTCGCATTTATATAATAGAGAATTGGCATTTACGGAACTAAGTAAAAAGTGCTTAGGAGAACACAGTGCACAGTATGCCAATGTTTACGAAAAGGGTGCTCTACTTGCAATGGGATTAGATTTTATTCTAATGTCACATACTAATGGGCAATATGACCTTAGAGATTTAATGTTAGACCTTTCCGAAAAATATGGTTCTACAAAACCCTTTAAAGACGATGAACTTTTTGATATCATAGGAGAAATAAGTGGAATTCCAGAGGCTGTTGAATATTTAGAGAAATATGTGGATGCCCCTAACCCTCTCCCACTTACAAAGATGTTTGAGCAGGTGGGAATTTTATACGAAGATGAAGAGATTATAGAAACAGCCACATTTGGGAATATAGGACTATCAGTCAATGATAACGATGAAATATTTATTGAGGACATTACTGATATGGATGAGTTTGGATCAAACATCGGTTATCAAAAAGGCGATGTCTTACTTCAATTCAATACTACGGATATCACTCTAGAAAATATTAGTGATATTATGGATGATTTTATTAATCATCCTGAAAAATTTCCAAAAGTGAAAATTACTGTTCGTAGAAACGGGAAAATTGTTAAATTGAAAGCTAGAACTGTGATTATTCAGAATATCGAAGAAAATATATTTGAAAAGAACCCTGATTGTACACCTGAACAAAAACAACTAAGGAAAGTATGGTTAGGAAACTCTTAA
- the mtaB gene encoding tRNA (N(6)-L-threonylcarbamoyladenosine(37)-C(2))-methylthiotransferase MtaB, with translation MRKVAFYTLGCKLNFSETSTIGRQFEEKGYKKVEFSDTPDIYIINTCSVTDNADKKCQKIVREAKKIAPNSYVAIIGCYAQLKPKEISELEGVDAVLGAAEKFRLLELLDGFVKTEEPQVLATEIKETKEFVSGYSMNDRTRTFLKVQDGCNYKCSFCTIPLARGKSRSATIADIIQNAKEIAATDTKEVVLTGVNIGDFGIIDGRRQERLIDLLKELDKVEGIERFRISSIEPNLLDEEIIGFCSESDKFVPHFHIPLQSGSDKMLELMRRRYRTDLYKSRITEIKSQMPDACIGVDVIIGFPGETEEDFLDTYNFLNELDVAYLHVFTYSERPNTDAVHMGGVVPKAERAKRSKMLRILSDKKKRAFYESQLGTTRTVLFEHDIEEGKMFGFTENYVRVEAKYDPALVNELKQIDLVKVNDQNIVEIKEPEIVYEKH, from the coding sequence ATGAGAAAAGTTGCCTTCTATACGCTTGGTTGCAAGCTAAACTTCTCTGAAACGTCGACTATCGGACGTCAGTTTGAAGAAAAAGGATATAAAAAAGTAGAGTTTTCAGATACTCCAGATATATATATAATCAACACTTGTTCTGTAACAGACAATGCAGACAAAAAGTGTCAGAAGATTGTAAGAGAAGCAAAGAAAATTGCTCCTAACTCTTATGTAGCCATTATTGGTTGCTATGCTCAGTTAAAACCGAAAGAGATTTCAGAACTAGAGGGAGTCGACGCGGTATTGGGTGCGGCAGAGAAATTCCGTTTATTAGAATTGTTAGACGGTTTTGTAAAAACTGAAGAACCACAAGTATTAGCTACTGAAATTAAAGAGACTAAAGAATTTGTTTCTGGTTATTCAATGAATGACCGAACAAGAACATTCTTAAAAGTACAAGATGGATGTAATTATAAATGTTCGTTCTGTACTATACCTTTAGCAAGAGGAAAGTCTAGAAGTGCTACTATTGCTGATATTATCCAAAATGCAAAAGAAATTGCTGCAACAGATACTAAAGAAGTAGTACTGACGGGAGTCAATATCGGAGACTTTGGTATTATTGATGGAAGACGTCAAGAAAGACTTATCGACTTGTTAAAGGAGTTGGATAAAGTAGAAGGTATTGAACGTTTCCGCATTTCTTCTATTGAGCCTAACTTATTAGATGAAGAAATTATTGGATTCTGTTCTGAATCTGACAAGTTTGTTCCTCATTTCCATATTCCGTTGCAATCGGGTTCTGACAAGATGTTGGAATTAATGAGAAGACGTTATAGAACAGATTTATATAAATCTCGTATCACCGAAATTAAATCACAAATGCCAGACGCATGTATTGGTGTTGATGTGATCATTGGTTTCCCTGGTGAAACAGAAGAAGACTTCTTAGATACCTACAATTTCTTAAATGAATTAGATGTAGCCTATCTTCATGTCTTTACTTACTCTGAACGGCCAAATACTGATGCTGTTCATATGGGTGGTGTTGTACCGAAAGCAGAAAGAGCAAAACGTTCTAAAATGTTGAGAATTCTTTCGGATAAGAAGAAAAGAGCATTTTATGAGTCTCAATTAGGTACAACAAGAACAGTTCTATTCGAACATGATATTGAGGAAGGTAAAATGTTTGGTTTTACAGAGAATTATGTTCGAGTAGAAGCGAAGTATGATCCGGCTTTAGTCAATGAGTTAAAACAAATTGACTTGGTAAAAGTGAACGATCAAAATATTGTGGAAATTAAAGAACCTGAAATTGTGTACGAAAAGCACTAA
- a CDS encoding T9SS type A sorting domain-containing protein yields MKALFISLILFSISNLSFSTIIDVPAGTYSRFTVLRGDTVRVNGDLKITHDDDYREMKSHYTHHSRTTSPYFHDGHSGYLTVEEHGVLIINGNLHIDNTEDHKNTNDGKIIISENFRITATDDDEGFHFENNGDIVVNKNFEMTGQRKLDDDDDEISVFSNRGHLLVDQDMILKDHVHFDPRSSHHYHSGTTIVLGNTNFLHDRSHSSHHDDDDDDDGWSTLSPHGHYPNGQYLLHNANNAAQNYFRTPHLHATNKDAQNHISQPTKDLVSKFMSSTQVNRDLPIELMSFTLSTGGKNHVIAEWATAQEINSAYFTLEKSYDQQNFTMVNDRINAAGNAATEIDYDYEDTDDHSNKVVYYRLTEYDLDGKSQSWIREVSLGEANNSYTVTKVFPDPADNYINIMMDIDQNDVPTFQLILIETGQVFPLTYLNNNSSITGKETLDVSQMNDGLYMLLISLNKKVIYKKEMIIQH; encoded by the coding sequence ATGAAAGCACTTTTTATTTCGTTGATATTATTCTCTATTTCTAATCTTTCTTTTTCAACTATTATTGATGTACCGGCTGGAACATACAGTAGATTTACTGTTTTGAGAGGAGATACAGTTAGAGTAAATGGTGATTTAAAAATTACCCACGATGATGATTATCGTGAAATGAAATCACATTATACACATCATAGTAGAACAACAAGTCCATATTTTCATGATGGACATTCTGGCTATTTAACAGTTGAAGAACATGGAGTTCTGATAATAAATGGCAATTTACATATTGATAATACCGAAGATCATAAAAATACAAATGATGGAAAAATAATCATTTCTGAAAATTTTAGGATTACGGCAACTGATGATGATGAAGGGTTTCATTTTGAAAATAATGGAGATATTGTTGTCAATAAAAACTTTGAAATGACAGGGCAAAGAAAATTAGATGATGATGATGATGAAATTTCCGTTTTTAGTAACCGAGGACATTTACTTGTAGACCAAGATATGATTTTAAAAGATCATGTCCATTTTGACCCTAGATCAAGTCATCATTACCACAGTGGTACCACAATAGTTCTTGGTAACACCAATTTTTTACATGATAGATCTCATAGCTCTCATCATGATGATGACGACGATGATGATGGTTGGTCAACTTTATCTCCGCATGGTCATTATCCAAATGGGCAATATTTACTTCACAACGCGAATAATGCAGCACAAAATTACTTTAGAACACCACATCTACATGCAACTAATAAGGATGCTCAAAATCACATATCACAACCTACAAAAGATTTGGTTAGTAAATTCATGAGTAGTACACAGGTGAATCGTGACCTTCCTATTGAACTTATGTCTTTTACTCTTTCAACAGGTGGAAAGAATCATGTTATTGCTGAATGGGCAACTGCCCAAGAAATCAATAGTGCCTATTTTACTTTAGAGAAATCGTATGATCAACAAAACTTTACAATGGTGAATGATCGAATTAATGCAGCAGGTAATGCCGCCACAGAAATTGATTATGACTATGAAGACACTGATGATCATTCAAACAAGGTCGTATATTACAGACTAACAGAATATGATTTAGATGGCAAATCACAAAGTTGGATAAGAGAGGTAAGTTTAGGTGAAGCCAATAATTCTTATACCGTAACAAAAGTATTTCCTGACCCCGCCGATAATTATATCAACATAATGATGGATATTGATCAGAACGATGTTCCAACTTTCCAACTGATACTAATAGAGACAGGTCAAGTTTTCCCTTTGACCTATTTGAATAACAATTCTAGTATTACAGGTAAGGAAACCCTAGATGTCAGTCAGATGAACGATGGATTATATATGTTATTAATCTCCTTAAATAAAAAAGTGATCTATAAAAAGGAAATGATCATACAACATTAA
- a CDS encoding DoxX family protein: MMNLILKTSTDKSIVIIRWMVGFVFLSEGIQKFLYPTTRGAGRFLKIGLPNPEFLGDFVGTVEILAGVLLILGIVSRIAALNTFIIMCVAIITTKIPQVSENGIWSALHASRTDWAMWCGSLFILIKGSGIFSFDYYFMKKK; the protein is encoded by the coding sequence ATGATGAACCTAATTTTAAAAACGTCAACAGATAAGAGTATTGTTATTATTCGATGGATGGTAGGCTTTGTTTTTCTTTCAGAAGGCATTCAGAAATTCTTGTACCCAACAACTAGAGGGGCAGGTAGGTTTCTTAAAATTGGATTACCTAATCCTGAGTTCTTAGGTGATTTTGTAGGGACTGTAGAAATACTAGCAGGTGTACTTTTGATACTAGGTATTGTTTCAAGAATTGCCGCTTTAAATACCTTCATTATTATGTGTGTAGCTATCATTACTACAAAGATTCCTCAAGTATCAGAAAATGGGATATGGAGTGCACTTCATGCAAGTAGAACTGATTGGGCAATGTGGTGTGGCAGTCTATTTATACTGATAAAGGGTAGTGGGATATTTTCTTTCGATTATTACTTTATGAAGAAAAAGTAG
- a CDS encoding HYC_CC_PP family protein, with translation MSKAIKNIFLSIVLIVGTIGIIANAHICQGMLKAVNMQASHYCCEMSMDMKEKSDCCENNAQQLKVESHFDHLIDLVEVPSYTYKELIKDLWASAYPTILPENHNHICTTQMIDLFIEKTPPIFRQTPINITNQTFIV, from the coding sequence ATGAGCAAAGCCATCAAAAATATTTTTTTATCTATTGTTTTGATAGTAGGCACAATTGGTATTATCGCTAACGCACATATTTGCCAAGGAATGCTGAAAGCTGTCAACATGCAAGCATCACACTATTGCTGTGAGATGTCTATGGATATGAAAGAAAAATCTGATTGCTGTGAAAATAATGCTCAACAGCTTAAAGTTGAAAGCCATTTTGATCATTTAATAGATTTGGTTGAGGTTCCTTCTTATACCTATAAAGAACTTATCAAGGACCTTTGGGCTTCTGCTTATCCGACTATTTTGCCTGAAAATCACAATCATATATGTACTACACAAATGATTGATCTCTTTATTGAGAAAACACCTCCCATATTCAGGCAAACTCCAATTAATATTACAAATCAGACATTTATCGTTTAG